In one Lycium barbarum isolate Lr01 chromosome 7, ASM1917538v2, whole genome shotgun sequence genomic region, the following are encoded:
- the LOC132604362 gene encoding putative F-box protein PP2-B12, whose amino-acid sequence MTFFWSSSHVPVDYFRFLPEGCISEILSLTSPKDAARFSAVSRTFLSAAESDIVWEKFLPSDYEDIISRSDSLMVSPSKKQLYLSLCDSPILLDGGRLSLSLDKKTGKKCFMVAARELGITWGDTPVYWEWLSHSDSRFSEVAKLNWVCWLDIRGKIETRMLSKRTKYFAYLVFKLEDRFHGLGNANAVVRFVDSESDSDAEQRASVVRLSGQGPRATLPLSRDDGWMEVELGNFFNDTGEDGAVDARLMEIRDLGWKGGLIVQGVEFRPE is encoded by the exons ATGACATTCTTTTGGAGTTCTTCCCATGTTCCAGTGGACTATTTCCGGTTTCTGCCGGAAGGTTGTATATCGGAAATTCTCTCCTTAACATCGCCAAAAGATGCTGCTAGATTCTCAGCTGTATCGCGAACATTCCTGTCTGCCGCAGAATCCGACATAGTTTGGGAGAAATTTCTTCCGTCTGATTATGAAGATATTATCTCTAGATCAGACTCTTTAATGGTTTCTCCTTCCAAGAAACAACTTTACCTCAGCCTCTGTGACTCTCCAATTCTCCTTGATGGAGGCAGACTG AGTTTATCGCTGGATAAAAAGACTGGGAAGAAGTGTTTTATGGTAGCAGCAAGAGAACTTGGCATTACATGGGGTGATACACCAGTGTATTGGGAATGGTTATCTCACTCGGACTCCAG ATTCTCAGAAGTGGCTAAACTTAATTGGGTCTGTTGGCTTGATATCCGAGGCAAGATTGAAACTCGGATGTTGTCGAAAAGGACCAAATATTTTGCTTATCTAGTATTCAAATTGGAAGATAGATTCCATGGCCTTGGAAATGCTAATGCCGTTGTTAGATTTGTTGATTCTGAGAGTGACAGTGATGCGGAGCAACGAGCTAGTGTTGTGCGTTTATCAGGACAAGGACCTAGAGCGACGCTACCCTTGAGCAGAGATGATGGATGGATGGAAGTAGAACTGGGAAACTTTTTTAACGATACCGGAGAAGACGGAGCTGTTGATGCGcgattaatggagattagggatctTGGTTGGAAAGGTGGCCTCATTGTTCAGGGAGTGGAGTTTCGTCCAGAATGA
- the LOC132601942 gene encoding F-box protein At2g02240-like yields MALSFSLDKKRGKKCFMVAARELGIAWDNTPQYWEWLSRPDSRFSEVATLKWVCWLDIRGKIETQILSKRTKYVPYLVFKLEDRSHGLGNANAVVRFVDSESDNEAEQRAIVVRVSGRGLRATLPLRRDDGWMEIKLGNFFNDTAEDGVVDARLMEIRCLGGKSGLIVQRMEFRPE; encoded by the exons ATGGCGCTG AGCTTTTCGCTAGATAAGAAGAGAGGGAAGAAATGTTTTATGGTAGCAGCACGGGAACTCGGTATTGCTTGGGATAACACACCACAGTATTGGGAATGGTTATCTCGCCCGGACTCCAG ATTCTCAGAAGTGGCTACACTTAAGTGGGTCTGTTGGCTTGATATCCGAGGCAAAATTGAAACTCAAATACTATCGAAAAGAACCAAATATGTTCCTTATCTAGTCTTCAAATTGGAAGATAGATCCCATGGTCTTGGAAATGCTAATGCAGTTGTTAGATTTGTTGATTCTGAGAGTGACAATGAAGCGGAGCAACGAGCTATTGTTGTGCGTGTATCAGGACGAGGACTTAGAGCGACGCTGCCCTTGAGAAGAGATGATGGATGGATGGAAATAAAACTGGGAAACTTTTTCAACGATACAGCAGAAGACGGAGTTGTTGATGCACGATTAATGGAGATTAGGTGTCTTGGTGGAAAAAGTGGCCTTATTGTTCAAAGGATGGAGTTTCGTCCAGAATGA